The Parambassis ranga chromosome 1, fParRan2.1, whole genome shotgun sequence genome includes a region encoding these proteins:
- the LOC114449295 gene encoding regulating synaptic membrane exocytosis protein 1-like isoform X7 → MKVHSYRPSASHDPETDLKTKREMYAEQRRSSDNMSARSSDSDMSDVSALSRASSASRLSSTSYMSIQSERPGGRLSRQMRSSMGRSMLKSSSVSGEIYTQERTDGSQSDTALGTVSGGSKKRRSSLSARVVAIVGNRRSRSTSQISGPEGKSKKEKGAPIQRSTETGMAVELTRNMSRQPSRESNNGSMNSYNSEGNLIFSGVNLGASSQFSDFLDGLGPAQLVGRQTLATPAIGDIQIGMMEKKGQLEVEVIRARGLVQKPGSKSLPAPYVKVYLLNNGAYVAKKKTKIARKTLDPLYQQALLFEESPQGKVLQVIVWGDYGRMDHKSFMGVAQILLEELDLSSTVIGWYKLFPPSSLVDPTLASLTRRASQSSLDSSSGPAGVRS, encoded by the exons ATGAAAGTACATTCCTACCGGCCTTCAGCCTCCCACGACCCTGAAACGGACCTCAAGACCAAACGGGAG ATGTACGCAGAACAGAGGCGTAGCAGCGACAACATGTCGGCCAGATCTTCAGACAGCGACATGAGCGATGTGTCAGCACTCTCCCGAGCCAGCAGTGCCTCCCGCCTCAGTAGCACCAGCTACATGTCTATCCAATCAGAGCGACCCGGAGGACGCCTCAG TCGGCAGATGCGGTCGTCGATGGGCCGCAGCATGCTGAAGAGCTCCAGCGTGAGCGGGGAGATCTACACGCAGGAGCGCACCGACGGCAGCCAATCAGACACGGCGTTGGGCACGGTGAGCGGCGGCAGCAAGAAGAGGCGCTCCAGCCTCAGTGCGAGGGTGGTGGCCATCGTCGGCAACCGCCGCAGCCGGAGCACTTCACAGATCAGCGGGCCTG AGGGGAAGAGTAAGAAGGAGAAGGGAGCGCCCATCCAGAGGAGCACAGAGACCGGCATGGCTGTGGAGCTGACCAGGAACATGAGCCGGCAGCCCAGCAGGGAGTCCAACAACGGCAGCATGAACAGCTACAACTCTGAGGGAAA TTTGATCTTCTCTGGAGTGAATCTGGGAGCCAGCAGTCAGTTCAGTGACTTCCTGGATGGACTGGGACCAGCTCAGTTAGTGGGAAGACAAACGCTGGCCACTCCTGCTATAG GTGACATCCAGATCGGTATGATGGAGAAGAAGGGtcagctggaggtggaggttaTCAGAGCTCGAGGACTGGTACAGAAGCCAGGGTCCAAATCTCTCCCTG CTCCATATGTCAAAGTCTATCTGCTGAATAATGGAGCGTACGTAGCCAAAAAGAAAACCAAGATTGCACGGAAAACACTCGACCCGCTGTACCAGCAAGCGCTGCTGTTCGAGGAGAGCCCGCAGGGGAAAGTCTTacag GTGATCGTGTGGGGAGACTACGGCCGCATGGACCACAAAAGCTTCATGGGAGTAGCACAAatcctgctggaggagctggacttATCAAGCACAGTCATCGGTTGGTACAAGTTGTTCCCACCGTCCTCCTTGGTGGATCCGACACTAGCGTCCCTGACGCGGCGAGCTTCTCAATCGTCGCTTGACAGCTCGTCCGGACCGGCGGGGGTCCGATCGTAG